A window of Aurantibacillus circumpalustris genomic DNA:
AGTCCCCAGCAAACTAAAGAATTGTTTACACTCATTACCACACTACATGAGGCGTCTACTTTTGAAATTTCTTCCATCGCTAACACATAAGAAACAGCATCCATGCCACCTCCACCGTATTTAGGATCTACCATCATACCCATAAATCCTAACTCGCCCATTTTTTTAATTTGTTCTGTAGGAAATTTTTGGTGTTCATCCCGCTCAATCACTCCGGGCTTTAATTCATTCTGAGCGAACTCGCGCGCCGCTTTTTGAATCATTAAATGTTCTTCAGATAAATCGAAATGCATAGGGATTATTTTTATGGTTTATACTATTTTTTTGTAACCTTGCAAATATAATGGTATAGTACCATTGCTGCAATTAAAAGAATAATTTATTTTGCCAAATACCGGGAATAAAATGATTGTTTTAGGCTTAATGAGCGGAACCTCACTAGATGGTTTAGATCTTGCCTTTTGTTCGTTTGATAAGTCAGATGAGACATATTCCTATAAAATACTTGACGCCAAAACAGTAAACTATACTTCTATTTGGAAAGAACGATTAATCGCCGTTAAAGACGCAAGCGCAGAAGACTATTTTCGTTTGCATGTTTTGTACGGAAAATTTCTCGCTGAAGAAGTAAATGTTTTCAGCAAGGCTTCCGGCATTAAAGCTGATATCATAGCATCTCACGGACACACCATTTTTCACCAACCAAATTCTGGTTTCTCTACTCAAATAGGTTGCGGGGCAACAATAGCCGCTGAAACACAAATTACAACTGTTTGCGATTTTAGAAGTCTGGACGTTGCTTTGGGTGGGCAAGGTGCGCCACTGGTGCCAATTGGTGATAAACTTTTGTTTGGAGAGTATGCTGCTTGTTTAAATATTGGCGGCATTGCAAATATTTCATTTGATGAAAAAGGAAAACGTATTGCTTATGACGTTTGCGAAGCGAATATGTTATTAAATCTTTTAGCTGAACGTTCAGGTAAGGCATTTGACAAAGGCGGAGAAATGGCTAGAGCTGGAAAAATTAATACGGAGCTCTTACAAAAATTAAACAGCTTAAGTTATTATTCTGAAAAAGGCGCTAAATCAATAGGTAGAGAATGGTTTGAGCAACATATTGAAATTCTGTTAGACAAAAACATTAATGTAAATGATTTATTAGCGACCGGTACC
This region includes:
- a CDS encoding anhydro-N-acetylmuramic acid kinase — translated: MSGTSLDGLDLAFCSFDKSDETYSYKILDAKTVNYTSIWKERLIAVKDASAEDYFRLHVLYGKFLAEEVNVFSKASGIKADIIASHGHTIFHQPNSGFSTQIGCGATIAAETQITTVCDFRSLDVALGGQGAPLVPIGDKLLFGEYAACLNIGGIANISFDEKGKRIAYDVCEANMLLNLLAERSGKAFDKGGEMARAGKINTELLQKLNSLSYYSEKGAKSIGREWFEQHIEILLDKNINVNDLLATGTEHIAEIIAQELNKHYLKNILITGGGAFNTFLIEKIISKTSCEIILPEEEVINYKEALIFAFLGYLRVLNKTNTHKSVTGATKDSIAGAVYLP